The window TCGCCGCCCATGCCGAGCCGGTTACGCCAAGCGCCGATGATGTCGTGCTCGCCATCCTTCAGGAAGCGGCCGACCGCGGCCACCAGCGCCGCCTGATCGCCGCACTTGACGGCGCAACCCCGGCACCGGACCGCCCCTTCCTCCAGGCAGCCTTCTGCATCGACGTGCGCTCGGAAGTGTTCCGCCGCGCGCTCGAGAGCGTCGACAGCTCCATCGCCACGATCGGTTTCGCAGGCTTCTTCGGCCTGCCGCTGGCGCACCACGCCCACGGCTCCGACATCCGCGAGGCGCGCCTGCCGGTGCTGCTCAATCCGGCCATCGCAACCACCTCGGCAGGCGATCCGGCCAAGGATCAGGCAGACCGCATCAACGCCCGCTCCTTGCGCGCATGGGGCCGCTTCCGGCAGGCGGCGGTGTCCTCCTTCGCCTTTGTCGAGGCGATGGGCCCCGTCTATGCGGCCAAGCTGGTCAAGTCGGCGCTGGGCTTCACGCGCAAGGCCAAGGCTGAGCCTGCGCCGGAAGTGATCGGCGGGATGAGCGCAGAGGCCAAGGCCGACACGGGTGCCGCGGTGCTCAAGGCGATGAGCCTCACGCGCGGCCACGGCGAGATTGTGCTGCTGCTGGGCCACGGCGGCAATGTCACCAACAACCCGCATGAAAGCGCCTATCACTGCGGTGCCTGCGGGGGTTACACCGGCGAGGTTTCGGCCCGCCTGCTGGCGATCCTGCTCAATGATCCGGTGACCCGTGCGGGCCTTGGGACACGCGGGGTCGAGGTTCCGGCCGACACGCTGTTCGTCGCCGGGCTGCACGACACCACCACCGATGCGATCACCATCTACGAGGACGGCCTCCCGGCTGACCGGAGCGGCGATCTCGCCAAGGTTCGTGCGATGCTGGCACAGGCGGCCAAACTCGCCCGGGCCGAGCGTGCGCTGCGGATGCCGGGGGCGAGCGGCGAAAGCATCCCCGCCCGCGCCACCAACTGGGCCGAAATCCGCCCGGAATGGGGCCTTGCGGGATGCGCTGCCTTCATCGCCGCCCCGCGCGAGGCGACCGCCGGCCGCGATCTGGGCGGGCGCGCCTTCCTCCACTCCTATGACTGGCAGGCCGATGACGGCTTCGGCACGCTTGAACTGATCATCACCGCGCCGGTGGTGGTGGCGAGCTGGATCTCCTTGCAGTATTTCGGTTCCTCGGTTGCGCCCGAGATCTTCGGCGGCGGCAACAAGCTGATCCACAACGTGGTCGGCGGGATCGGGGTGATCGAAGGCAATGGCGGACGCCTGCGCCCCGGCCTGCCGTGGCAGGCGGTGCATGACGGCGAGGCGCTCCAGCACGAGCCGCTGCGCCTCAGCGTGATGATCGAGGCCCCGCGCGAGGAAATCCTCAAGGTGCTCGAACGCCATGCTGGCGTGCGCGAGCTGTTCGACAATGGCTGGTTGCACCTCTTCGTGATGAAGGACGGCAAGGTCGACGCGCGCTATCTGCCGGGCCTCAACTGGGCCGATGCCGCGCCGCAGACGCTGGCTGCCTGAGGCGCTGGCTCGCCTGAATCCATCGGCAGGGAATAGGCCGGCGGGGTGAACCGTTATCGGCAGGACAGCTTTCACAGTCCTGGGATAAGAGACCGATGACGATGCATTTTGCCGCCAGCCTGCCGCAACGGGGGATGGCTCTTGCTGCACCCGGCGATGCGCCCCTGCCACTCGACGCGCTGCCCTGGCTTGCGCCGAAGGGCTCTGCCACGCTTTCGGGCGATGTGCGCGGCGGATCACCCGCACGCGGGGGCACAGGGAGCCTGCGTCACATGGGTCTGGCTGGCACGGTTGCCGCCATGATCGGCTGCGCGTGGCTACTGGCGGGGGCAAGCCTGCCGCAAGCAGCAGCCCCGTCGGTCGCGCCCCGGCCTGCCTCGCCCGCGATTGTTGCTGCGGCTCCCCCGGTTGCCACGGACCTGCGGCTTGATGATGCCGCGCGCCTTGCCGCAGCGCAGGCGGCGGCAGCGGCCAGCGCGGCAGCACCTGTCCGCGCGAAGCCTGCCACCATGCGTCAGGCCCCCGCACGCATGCAGGCCCGCATCCCGGCACCGGCCGCGGCTGTCTCTCAGCCAGCCTCCACACCCGCCATCCCCGCCCAGCAGGTTCTCGCTACCGAGGCTGCAGGCAGGCTTGATTTCGCCTCCCAACCCGCGCCCGAAGGCGCGGTCACCGCGGCAACGCGCAGGCAGTTCCGGATGCTGACCGGCAAGGCCCGGGATGCGGCGCGCGATGTCATCCGGCTGGGCGATCGCCGGCGCCCGGGGCGCGATACGTCGGGTCACGCCGAGGCCGGCTATCGCCTGCGGCAGCACAATGCCGAGGCGGCGCGGGGCTACCTTGCCTATCTCGACACGCTGTCACGCTCGATGAAGGGCACGACGTCGGAGAGCGTAGCCCAGCAGTCGCTCGCCAAGGCGCGCCAGACGCTCGGCTATCTGGCGACAATGGAGGCGGATTCGCAGGCGTCGCTGCGCTGATTTTGGCAAAGGGCGCGAATCCAGCCCCCGTTTGACCCCCGCTTGGCACGCAGTTGACCCCGGGATGACCCGCAAACGGGGCTCACCGGACGATGTTTCACGTGAAACATTGGGGGCTTTGCTGCGAGGTTTTCGGCCGCTTCGAGCGAAAGAGAGGGAAGTGGTGGCAGGGCTTGTATCGAACCTAAGAATCAAATAACTGTTTTTCTTTTGTTTTATATGAACCTTGAAAGCCACTCCCACACTCTACCCCACATTTTCGGGGTGTAGGCGCAGTCACCAATCAAAAGTGTGGACCGGCGTGCAAAAGGGACCCCGTTAGCGGGGTGATCGGCATCTAAAAGGGACCCCTCATTCTGATGGTGTAGCGGACTGCCTGGTTTTCCAGGTGGTGAGATCGGGATGTTGGTGGTGGAGACGGTTGTTCGGATACGGCGGGAGCACGCGAGCGGGAAGGCGATCAAGGCGATTGCGCGGGATCTGCGGCTGTCGCGCAAGGTGGTGCGCAAAGCGATCCGGGCGCCGGAAGGCGCATTCGATTATCGCCGCACGGTTCAACCGCTGCCCCGGCTTGGGCCGTTCCAGGAGCGGCTCGACGTGCTGCTGACGGAGAACGAGGCCCGGCACCGGCGTGACCGGCTGCGCATGACCCGGATCCATGATCTGCTGTGCCGTGAGGGGTTCGAGGGATCCTACGACGCGGTCCGGCGCTACGCCCGGCGCTGGACGGAAGCGCGGCGCAAGGATGCGGGTGATGGCGCGCCTGCCTTCATCCCGCTCATGTTCAAGCCTGGCGAGGCTTACCAGTTCGACTGGAGCCACGAGGATGTGGAGATCGCGGGCAAGCCGATGCGGGTGAAGGTGGCGCAGATGCGGCTGTGCGCGTCGCGCGCGGTCTACGTCAGGGCCTATCCGCGCGAGACGCAGGAGATGGTGTTTGACGCGCATGCGCGCGGCTTTGCCTTCTTCGGCGGTGTTCCTCTGCGCGGCATCTACGATAACATGAAGACCGCGGTCACCACCGTGTTCGTCGGCAAGGAGCGGGTGTTCAACCGCCGCTTTCTGGTCATGGCCGATCATTACATGGTCGAGCCCACGGCCTGCTCGCCGGCTGCGGGATGGGAGAAGGGTCAGGTTGAACACCAGGTGCAGACCATCCGGGGCCGCTTCTTCCAGCCTCGCCTGCGCTTTACCAGCATCGAGGAGCTCAACGGTTGGCTGGAAGCTGAGTGCCTGCGCTGGGCCGCAACGCACGCGCATCCCGAGCAGAAGGAGCTGACTGTTGCCGAGGCGCTGGATCTCGAACGGCCAGCCCTGCAGCCGATGCTTGCGCCGTTCGACGGCTTCCATGAGACCGCGCATGCTGTGACCGGCACGTGCCTGATCAGCTTCGACCGCAACCGCTACTCGGTCATGGCCAAAGCGGCGCGGCGGGCCGTTCAGGTCCGCGCCTATGCCGATCGCATCGTCGTGCGCCTCGGCGATGAGGTAATCGCCGAGCATGCTCGG is drawn from Erythrobacter sp. and contains these coding sequences:
- a CDS encoding DUF2309 domain-containing protein, producing the protein MFMNHAQITPVRLSTILEAAEQAARAIPPAFPLDATVAVNPFLGQTGEDLAAAAARLGRVAGVRVTRKGSEYAAAIRSGTISEDDLAEALAASPSPLKPADTAALAHAAGRLGDGPEPSALPTVADLAAEVTGIDWPALIDKCIGLWAAGQFDRGQALWSPAPGSEAFTAWRAWAMHDLTPEIAGLKGFCAHVAAAPDTAERAILFAAEALGISDAAAETAFHRLFMSLGGWSQHARWLLWQAELAGESDRTLADLLAIRLIWDEALLAHAPQVAERWAATIAAHAEPVTPSADDVVLAILQEAADRGHQRRLIAALDGATPAPDRPFLQAAFCIDVRSEVFRRALESVDSSIATIGFAGFFGLPLAHHAHGSDIREARLPVLLNPAIATTSAGDPAKDQADRINARSLRAWGRFRQAAVSSFAFVEAMGPVYAAKLVKSALGFTRKAKAEPAPEVIGGMSAEAKADTGAAVLKAMSLTRGHGEIVLLLGHGGNVTNNPHESAYHCGACGGYTGEVSARLLAILLNDPVTRAGLGTRGVEVPADTLFVAGLHDTTTDAITIYEDGLPADRSGDLAKVRAMLAQAAKLARAERALRMPGASGESIPARATNWAEIRPEWGLAGCAAFIAAPREATAGRDLGGRAFLHSYDWQADDGFGTLELIITAPVVVASWISLQYFGSSVAPEIFGGGNKLIHNVVGGIGVIEGNGGRLRPGLPWQAVHDGEALQHEPLRLSVMIEAPREEILKVLERHAGVRELFDNGWLHLFVMKDGKVDARYLPGLNWADAAPQTLAA
- the istA gene encoding IS21 family transposase gives rise to the protein MLVVETVVRIRREHASGKAIKAIARDLRLSRKVVRKAIRAPEGAFDYRRTVQPLPRLGPFQERLDVLLTENEARHRRDRLRMTRIHDLLCREGFEGSYDAVRRYARRWTEARRKDAGDGAPAFIPLMFKPGEAYQFDWSHEDVEIAGKPMRVKVAQMRLCASRAVYVRAYPRETQEMVFDAHARGFAFFGGVPLRGIYDNMKTAVTTVFVGKERVFNRRFLVMADHYMVEPTACSPAAGWEKGQVEHQVQTIRGRFFQPRLRFTSIEELNGWLEAECLRWAATHAHPEQKELTVAEALDLERPALQPMLAPFDGFHETAHAVTGTCLISFDRNRYSVMAKAARRAVQVRAYADRIVVRLGDEVIAEHARHFGRDRTIYNPWHYLPVLANKPGALRNGAPFQGWDLPPALTRLRRKLGGGDDADRRFVRVLASIMTDGLEAVEAAIREALNSGAVSDEVILNILARYRDPPSERPLDVVADLKLSHPPIADCARYDTVRGLHAAA